Proteins co-encoded in one Brassica rapa cultivar Chiifu-401-42 chromosome A02, CAAS_Brap_v3.01, whole genome shotgun sequence genomic window:
- the LOC103852000 gene encoding probable aminotransferase TAT2, translating into MENGGSTITIKGILSLLMESISELEDEEGRCVKRVISLGMGDPTLYSCFRTTQVSLQAVSDSLLSNKFHGYAPTVGLPQTRRAIAEYLSRDLPYKLSQDDVFITSGCTQAIDVALAMLARPRANILLPRPGFPIYELCAKFRNLEVRYFDLLPENGWEIDLDAVESLADENTVALVVINPGNPCGNVYSYLHLMKIAETAKKLGILVIADEVYGHLAFGSKPFVPMGVFGSIVPVLTLGSLSKRWIVPGWRLGWFVTTDPSGSFKDPKIIERFKKYFDILGGPATFIQAAVPTILEQTDESFFKKTLNSLKNSSDICYDWINEIPCIDSSHRPEGSMAMMVKLNLSLLEDISDDIDFCFKLAREESVILLPGTAVGLKNWLRITFAADASSIEEAFKRIKCFYLRHAKTQSQTIVDL; encoded by the exons ATGGAGAATGGAGGATCGACAATCACAATTAAAGGGATTCTGAGTTTGCTGATGGAAAGCATCTcagagttggaagatgaagaaggaagATGCGTGAAGAGAGTTATATCACTTGGAATGGGAGACCCAACACTCTACTCGTGTTTCCGTACAACACAAGTTTCACTTCAAGCTGTCTCAGATTCTCTTCTCTCCAACAAGTTCCATGGTTATGCTCCCACCGTTGGTCTTCCTCAAACTCGAAG GGCAATCGCAGAGTATCTATCGCGTGATCTTCCATACAAACTATCTCAAGACGATGTGTTCATCACATCTGGTTGCACACAAGCAATCGACGTAGCATTGGCAATGTTGGCTCGTCCCAGGGCCAATATACTTCTTCCAAGGCCCGGCTTCCCGATATATGAACTCTGCGCTAAGTTTAGAAACCTCGAGGTTCGCTACTTCGACCTTCTTCCAGAAAACGGATGGGAGATCGATCTTGACGCTGTCGAGTCTCTTGCAGACGAAAACACAGTTGCTTTGGTTGTTATAAACCCTGGTAATCCTTGTGGGAATGTCTATAGTTACCTGCATTTGATGAAG atTGCGGAAACGGCGAAAAAACTAGGGATTCTTGTGATTGCTGACGAAGTTTATGGTCATCTTGCTTTTGGGAGCAAACCATTTGTGCCAATGGGTGTGTTTGGATCTATCGTCCCGGTGCTTACTCTTGGATCTTTATCAAAGAGATGGATAGTTCCTGGTTGGCGGCTTGGTTGGTTTGTGACCACTGACCCTTCTGGCTCGTTTAAAGACCCAAAG ATCATCGAGCGGTTCAAGAAGTACTTTGATATTCTTGGTGGACCAGCCACATTTAtccag GCTGCAGTTCCCACGATTCTTGAACAGACGGACGAATCATTCTTCAAGAAAACGTTGAACTCGTTGAAGAACTCTTCGGATATATGCTATGACTGGATCAACGAGATTCCTTGCATTGATTCCTCGCATCGACCAGAAGGATCCATGGCTATGATG GTTAAGCTGAATCTCTCGTTACTAGAAGATATAAGCGACGATATCGACTTTTGTTTCAAGCTAGCTAGAGAAGAATCAGTCATCCTTCTTCCTG GGACTGCGGTGGGGCTTAAGAACTGGCTGAGGATAACGTTTGCGGCTGATGCATCTTCGATTGAAGAAGCTTTTAAAAGGATCAAATGTTTTTATCTCAGACATGCCAAGACTCAGTCTCAAACCATAGTTGATTTGTGA